One Rossellomorea aquimaris DNA window includes the following coding sequences:
- a CDS encoding DUF1444 domain-containing protein: MDIKKLKGILHERLEKPNRTFTYDRDKDSLRIENTDTKKGINVALPPIVSKWKENNKSIIDEVVYYVEEALNVMGTGADLGNKEKKVFPVIRSTSFATESNEGVALVTDDHTAETRIYYAVDLGKTYRLLDENMLKAEGWSHEQMKETALFNVRSLPTEMKKDEVAGNIFYFLNNNDGYDASRILNDAFLKQVSKDVQGEMTVSVPHQDVLVIGDIRNETGYDVLAQLTMSFFTTGNVPITALSFVYEEGELEPIFILAKNRKKEREKE, encoded by the coding sequence TTGGACATAAAAAAGCTAAAAGGTATACTCCATGAACGATTAGAGAAACCGAATCGTACGTTTACATATGATCGAGATAAGGATTCACTTAGAATTGAGAACACTGATACGAAAAAAGGCATCAACGTCGCCCTGCCACCGATTGTATCCAAGTGGAAAGAAAACAATAAATCCATTATCGATGAAGTGGTGTATTACGTGGAAGAAGCTTTAAACGTAATGGGTACTGGAGCAGACCTTGGGAATAAAGAGAAAAAAGTGTTTCCAGTGATCCGTTCCACTTCTTTTGCTACAGAATCCAATGAAGGGGTTGCCCTCGTTACAGATGATCATACAGCTGAAACACGTATTTATTATGCTGTTGATCTGGGGAAAACCTACCGCCTATTAGATGAAAATATGCTAAAGGCTGAAGGATGGTCCCACGAGCAAATGAAGGAGACCGCCTTATTCAATGTCAGAAGCTTACCAACTGAAATGAAGAAAGATGAAGTTGCAGGAAACATCTTCTATTTTCTAAATAATAATGATGGATATGATGCAAGTCGTATTTTGAATGATGCTTTCTTAAAGCAGGTAAGCAAGGATGTTCAAGGTGAAATGACTGTATCCGTACCTCATCAGGATGTTTTGGTCATCGGGGATATTCGCAATGAAACGGGCTATGATGTTCTTGCCCAACTGACGATGAGCTTCTTTACGACAGGAAATGTTCCGATTACGGCACTATCCTTTGTGTACGAAGAAGGGGAACTGGAGCCGATCTTCATTCTGGCAAAAAATCGTAAAAAGGAAAGGGAGAAGGAATAA